The region TGCTGATGTCGGCGCCAAGCGCCATGCACTGCGCGCACTTTTCATCGCTGGAGGCGGCTGCGATGACGCGTGCGCCTGCTGCCTTGGCGATCTGTATGGCCGCCGTGCCGACGCCGCCTGCTGCGCCCAAGACCAGCACTGTTTCACCGGCTTGCAGGCCCGCGCGGTCGAGCAGGGCGTGGTGGCTGGTGGCATAAGTGCAGATGAAGGCGGCCGCATCCTCAAAAGGGAAGCCGGCCGGCAGGGGCATCAATTGCTTGGCCGATACGCAGGCATGGCTGCCAAAGCCGCCTGTGCCCGCAAATGCGGCAACGGCGTCGCCCGACTTGAAGCCTGTGACGCCAGCCCCGACGGCTTCAACCACGCCGGCAAACTCAGCGCCCGGCACAAAGGGGAGGGGAGGCTTGATCTGATACTTGCCCTGCACGATCAGCAGGTCGGGGAAGTTCAGGCTGGCGGCCTTGATCGCCACCAAGACCTCGCCGGCGGCTGGGCTCGGCGTGGGCAACTCACGCCAAACCAGGGCCTCGGGGCCAAGCGGATCTTCACAAAGCCAAGCATGCATGGGGCAACCTTTCGCGTGATGTTCAAGTCAAAAAATTTAGTGACGATGATAGGCAGGCTTCAGGGGGCAGGTGGGTCGCGCAGGTGACGGCATGCCTACAATGCCGCCATGCGCATACTTATCGCCAACGACGACGGATACCTTGCTCCCGGGCTGCATGCTTTGGTCAAGGCTTGTGAAGGTTTGGGTCAGATCGAAGTGATCGCCCCCGAGCAGAATGCCAGCGGGACGTCCAACTCGCTCACGCTGGGGCGGCCGCTGTCGGTGTTCAGCGCGGCCAATGGCTTTCGCTACGTCAACGGCACACCCTCGGATTGCGTGCATGTGGCGCTGACCGGCTTGCTCGGCTACAAACCCGATCTGGTGCTCTCGGGCATCAATAACGGCGCCAATATGGGTGATGACACGCTCTATTCCGGGACGGTAGCCGCGGCAACTGAGGGTTATCTTTTTGGCATCCCCTCGATTGCGTTCTCTCAAGTTGAGAAGGGCTGGGGTCATTTGGATGCCGCCGCCGCGTTGGCCCGCCAGGTGGTGGAGCAAGTCATTCAAGGCGGCTTGGACAAAGCCTTTTTGCTCAACGTCAATATTCCGAACCGGGCCGATGCGCTGAGCTTGCCTAGGCGCGTGACGCGCTTGGGGCGCCGCCATGCCAGTGAGCCGGTCATCAAACAACAAAGCCCGCGCGGCGAGACGATTTACTGGATCGGCCCGGCGGGCGATGCCCGTGAGGCCGGCGCAGGCACCGACTTTCACGCTACGGCTGCAGGCGAGGTGTCGATCACGCCGCTGCAAGTGGATCTGACCCATCATGCCGTGTTGCCGGAGTGGGCGGCGCGCCTCGGTCAAAAGGCATGACAACGCCGGCCAATAAGCCGCAGCGCTTCCCGGCGGGTTTGCAAAAAGCCTTGGGGAGCAGTTCGCGCGAGGTCTTGATGCCGCAGCGTCATCTGCGTGAAGCCGCTGCCGATGCCGCCCGTTTGGCGCCACCTAGCGGCTTGGGCATGGATTCGCAGCATGTGCGGCGCCGCATGGTGCAGCGCCTTCAGCTGGCAGGCTTGCAGGACGAGCGCGTGTTGCAAGCGCTGGCCGAAGTGCCCCGGCATGAGTTCGTCGACAGCGCCCTGGCGATCCAAGCCTATGAAGACACCAGCTTGCCGATCGGTCATGGCCAGACGATTTCCAAGCCATCGGTCGTGGGCCGCATGATTGCCATTCTCATGGGTGGCGGCGCGGCTCGGCAACTCGGTTCTCTGGGTCGGGTGCTGGAGATCGGCACCGGCTGTGGCTACCAGGCTGCGGTCTTGGCGCGTCTGGCGCGCCAAGTGGTATCGATCGAGCGATTGCGGCCCTTGCACGATAAAGCGCATGCCAATTTGCAAGCGTTGCAGCTCAGTCAGATTCGTTTGATTTATGGCGATGGCCGCTTGGGCTATTCAGGCGGTGCACCGTTTGACAGCATCATCGCCGCTGCAGGTGGTGACGATTTGCCGCCCGCTTGGTTGGCTCAGTTAGCGCCTGGCGGCCGTTTGGTGGCGCCGATGGTTGCGCCGGGCGGGCAGGGCCAGGTGCTGGTGGTGGTGGATCATCTGGTCGATTCAGGAGTCAGCCGCTTTGTGCGCAGCGAGTACGAGGCCGTCCACTTCGTGCCTTTAAAATCTGGCGTGTTGTGAGTCGCTGCGGCAGGGTCTTGCTTCCGTCAATCGATCGCCATCAGGCGGCGCACTCAGTCGTCGTTCTTTATCGTTTAGGCCTGGCATGAAAATGCAGCATTGAATGCAGCTTCATCGGCCTTCTGAACTCTCACTGAATCAGTCAGCGAATCAACGCATGCAAAAGAACTCTCTCTCCCGCATTTCCCTCGCGCTGGTGTCGGCTGGCTTGCTGGCCTTGCTGTCTGCTTGCGGCACCAGTCTGAACAAGGCCCCGGTTGAAGACCGCACACCGGTCAAGGCTGGCAAACCGGCCACGGGATCCGCAGCGGCCACGCCTGCGCCCGCGGCCAGCGATGTGAAGCCTTTGCCCGGTATCGAGAATGCCGGCAAGCCTGGCTACTACACCGTCAAGCCCGGCGACAACCTGATCCGCATCGCGATGGAGAACGGGCAGAGCTGGCGCGATCTGGTCAAGTGGAACGCGCTCGACAATCCCAATGTGATCGAGGTCGGCCAAGTCTTGCGCGTGGTGCAGCCGGGTGTGGATGCTGCTTCGGTGAGCGCCAAGCCGGTGGCATCGGCCAAGGTGGAAACGCGCCCGCTGGATGCCAAGACGCCGGGAGCAGCAGCTGCTTCAGCGCCTGCGTCCACCGCTGCCGCCACGGCAGCGCCGGCCAAGATTGAAGAGGACGACATCAGCTGGGCTTGGCCTGCGTCAGGCAGCGTGATCACCAGCTTTGATGAGGCTCGCAACAACAAGGGCTTGGACATTAATGGCAAGGCGGGCGATGCAGTTTTGGCTGCCGCCGACGGCCGGGTCATGTATGCTGGCTCGGGCTTGCGGGGCTATGGTCAGATGATCATCATCAAGCACAATGCCGGCTACCTCAGTGCTTATGCCCACAATCAAGCCTTGCTGGTCAAGGATGATCAGGTTGTGCGCAAGGGGCAGAAGATAGCCGAGATGGGGTCTAGCGATGCAGATCAGGTCAAGCTTCACTTCGAGATTCGCCGCCAAGGCAAATTGCTCGATCCAGCCAGAGTTTTGCCTAGCCGCTGAACGCGCTAGGCTTGGGGTGAGGCGTCATGAAACATGCTGACGCCCCCTCATCGAGATCCGCTGCGGGCCATGCGCCCTTTGCCATTGATGCTGCGTTAGGCGCATTGGAAGGGGCGGCCTCCCATGCTGCGTCGTCCGACGCAATGTCGGATGAAGATGGCTTGGCCAAACCGCCGGCAACCCTGAACGGTCACGCCAGCGAGTTCGATGCCGAGGCGGATCCCGGCAATGCCTTGCAGGCTTATTTACGCGATATTCGCCGCACCCCACTCCTCAGCCCGGAAGCTGAATACGCCACCGCCTTGGAGGCGCGAACCGGCAGCTTTGCTGCGCGCCAGGCCATGATCAAGCACAACCTGCGCTTGGTCGTCAGCATCGCCAAAAACTATCTGGGCCGCGGCCTGCCGATGAGTGATTTGATCGAGGAGGGCAACCTCGGTTTGATGCACGCCATCGGCAAGTTCGAGCCTGAGCGGGGTTTTCGTTTTTCGACCTATGCAAGCTGGTGGATACGCCAGAGCATTGAGAGCGCGCTGATGCATCAGGCGCGCTTGGTGCGCTTGCCGGTGCACATCGTGCGCGAACTCAATCAAGTCTTGAAGGCCAGGCGTGCGCTGGAGGCCTTGCAAAGCCAGCATGGCGTCGGGGCCAAGGTTCGGGTCGAAGATGTGGCGGCCGCTGTTGGCCGGCCGGTGGAGGATGTGGCCGAATTGCTGGCCTACGCCGAATTGCCCAGCTCGCTCGACTCGCCTGTGGATCGCAATGGCGAGGGGGGCGAGTCACTGATGGATTTGGTGGCCGATGAGCAGGCCATTGATCCGCTCGGCCTGCGGCTCAGTCATGAGTTGGAGGACTTGGTCTCGCACGGCCTGGCTGCCTTGAGCGAACGCGAGCGCGAGGTCTTGGCCGGGCGATTTGGTTTGGCTGACCGTGAGCCTGAAACCTT is a window of Paucibacter sp. KCTC 42545 DNA encoding:
- the rpoS gene encoding RNA polymerase sigma factor RpoS — encoded protein: MKHADAPSSRSAAGHAPFAIDAALGALEGAASHAASSDAMSDEDGLAKPPATLNGHASEFDAEADPGNALQAYLRDIRRTPLLSPEAEYATALEARTGSFAARQAMIKHNLRLVVSIAKNYLGRGLPMSDLIEEGNLGLMHAIGKFEPERGFRFSTYASWWIRQSIESALMHQARLVRLPVHIVRELNQVLKARRALEALQSQHGVGAKVRVEDVAAAVGRPVEDVAELLAYAELPSSLDSPVDRNGEGGESLMDLVADEQAIDPLGLRLSHELEDLVSHGLAALSEREREVLAGRFGLADREPETLDVLATRLHLTRERIRQIQIEALAKLKRNMMRHGIDRDSIF
- a CDS encoding protein-L-isoaspartate(D-aspartate) O-methyltransferase encodes the protein MTTPANKPQRFPAGLQKALGSSSREVLMPQRHLREAAADAARLAPPSGLGMDSQHVRRRMVQRLQLAGLQDERVLQALAEVPRHEFVDSALAIQAYEDTSLPIGHGQTISKPSVVGRMIAILMGGGAARQLGSLGRVLEIGTGCGYQAAVLARLARQVVSIERLRPLHDKAHANLQALQLSQIRLIYGDGRLGYSGGAPFDSIIAAAGGDDLPPAWLAQLAPGGRLVAPMVAPGGQGQVLVVVDHLVDSGVSRFVRSEYEAVHFVPLKSGVL
- the surE gene encoding 5'/3'-nucleotidase SurE; this encodes MRILIANDDGYLAPGLHALVKACEGLGQIEVIAPEQNASGTSNSLTLGRPLSVFSAANGFRYVNGTPSDCVHVALTGLLGYKPDLVLSGINNGANMGDDTLYSGTVAAATEGYLFGIPSIAFSQVEKGWGHLDAAAALARQVVEQVIQGGLDKAFLLNVNIPNRADALSLPRRVTRLGRRHASEPVIKQQSPRGETIYWIGPAGDAREAGAGTDFHATAAGEVSITPLQVDLTHHAVLPEWAARLGQKA
- a CDS encoding peptidoglycan DD-metalloendopeptidase family protein, which codes for MQKNSLSRISLALVSAGLLALLSACGTSLNKAPVEDRTPVKAGKPATGSAAATPAPAASDVKPLPGIENAGKPGYYTVKPGDNLIRIAMENGQSWRDLVKWNALDNPNVIEVGQVLRVVQPGVDAASVSAKPVASAKVETRPLDAKTPGAAAASAPASTAAATAAPAKIEEDDISWAWPASGSVITSFDEARNNKGLDINGKAGDAVLAAADGRVMYAGSGLRGYGQMIIIKHNAGYLSAYAHNQALLVKDDQVVRKGQKIAEMGSSDADQVKLHFEIRRQGKLLDPARVLPSR
- a CDS encoding NADPH:quinone oxidoreductase family protein, whose amino-acid sequence is MHAWLCEDPLGPEALVWRELPTPSPAAGEVLVAIKAASLNFPDLLIVQGKYQIKPPLPFVPGAEFAGVVEAVGAGVTGFKSGDAVAAFAGTGGFGSHACVSAKQLMPLPAGFPFEDAAAFICTYATSHHALLDRAGLQAGETVLVLGAAGGVGTAAIQIAKAAGARVIAAASSDEKCAQCMALGADISINYSQGDLRAAIKEATGGKGPDVVFDPVGGDLFEPVFRSIAWRGRYLVIGFAQGQIPALPLNLALLKGASLMGVFWGEFAKREPAANAQMMGHLAHWYAQGKVKPVLDSVLEMAQLPAAFARMASRQVIGKVVLHN